One window of Campylobacter avium LMG 24591 genomic DNA carries:
- a CDS encoding valine--tRNA ligase, protein MYDKSIEQDYYKICEQRGYFELDSNKNIQEKDKYFCIMMPPPNVTGVLHIGHALTFTLQDIMVRYKRMDGYKTLYQPGLDHAGIATQNVVQNLLLKEGLSKEKLGREAFVKRVWQWKEQSGGQILEQMRLLGITPAWSRLRFTMDEGLVNAVKEAFVDLYEKGLIFRADKMINWCIHDGAISDIEVEHKENEGFLYHIRYFLKDSTEYVVVATTRPETFFGDSAVMVNPNDERYKHLVGKTLVLPLSKKEVKIIADEYVDMSFGTGLVKVTPAHDVNDYEVGLRHGLDFVVVFDEKGVLNENCLEFKGLDRLKARELVVKKLEEEGFIEKIEKHNNQVAYCYRCKNVVEPYISKQWFVSKDIAKQSIEQVADSKMKFFPSHWINSFNAWMRELKDWCISRQLWWGHQIPVYYCECSHEFASKDEPKHCPKCKGVNFKQDEDVLDTWFSSGLWAMSTLGWGNRGFKEGELYNSDDLKNFYPNSLLITGFDILFFWVARMMFQSTNALKQLPFKEVYLHALVKDELGRKMSKSLGNIIDPKELIKDYSADILRFTLALLAIQGRDIRLSEDKLVQVRNFTNKLYNATNYLLLNESSFKNLDELDVKSKLGKYILSRFNLCIKELRENLDIYRFNDAATVLYRFFWDEFCDFGIELSKAEKSSVAELGAIFKEALKALSVFMPFISEYLYHKLSGTSLENDESIMIKPYPKFSKRDEETEKLFALIIESIVSIRRAKSLLELTKIKKAYIKLNDESLKHSLQKYKHFISLLSKSEDVDFVDTKMKDCSSDISVNLESFVPLEGLDLSAILNRLSSQESKLQKEKEKLSSMLSNENFVKNAPKELVLQNQKALESVNERLLKVQTELSNLRSLSD, encoded by the coding sequence ATGTATGATAAAAGTATAGAGCAAGATTATTATAAAATTTGTGAGCAAAGAGGGTATTTTGAGCTTGATTCAAATAAAAATATCCAAGAAAAAGATAAATATTTTTGCATAATGATGCCACCTCCTAATGTAACAGGAGTTTTACACATAGGACACGCATTAACCTTTACCCTGCAAGATATAATGGTTAGATACAAAAGAATGGATGGTTATAAAACCCTTTATCAGCCCGGACTTGATCATGCCGGAATTGCTACTCAAAATGTAGTGCAAAATTTGCTTTTAAAAGAGGGTTTAAGCAAGGAAAAACTAGGCAGAGAAGCCTTTGTAAAAAGGGTTTGGCAGTGGAAAGAGCAAAGCGGAGGGCAAATTTTAGAACAAATGAGGCTTTTAGGCATTACTCCTGCTTGGTCTAGGCTTAGATTTACTATGGATGAGGGGCTCGTGAATGCAGTAAAAGAAGCCTTTGTCGATCTTTATGAAAAGGGACTTATCTTTAGAGCTGATAAGATGATAAATTGGTGTATTCACGATGGAGCTATCAGCGATATAGAGGTAGAACACAAGGAAAATGAGGGCTTTTTATATCATATAAGGTATTTTTTAAAAGATAGTACTGAGTATGTGGTAGTGGCTACTACAAGACCTGAAACCTTTTTTGGCGATAGTGCTGTTATGGTAAATCCAAATGATGAGAGATACAAGCACTTAGTGGGTAAAACTCTTGTTTTGCCACTAAGCAAAAAAGAAGTAAAGATAATAGCTGATGAGTATGTTGATATGAGTTTTGGAACCGGACTTGTAAAGGTTACTCCAGCTCACGATGTAAATGACTATGAGGTAGGGCTTAGACACGGACTTGACTTTGTAGTAGTCTTTGATGAAAAGGGTGTGTTAAATGAAAATTGCTTGGAATTTAAAGGACTTGATAGGCTAAAAGCAAGAGAGCTTGTCGTTAAAAAACTTGAAGAAGAGGGCTTTATAGAGAAAATAGAAAAACATAATAATCAAGTGGCTTATTGCTACCGCTGTAAAAATGTCGTAGAGCCTTATATATCAAAACAATGGTTTGTTAGCAAAGACATAGCAAAGCAAAGCATAGAGCAGGTTGCTGATTCTAAGATGAAATTTTTTCCCTCTCACTGGATAAATAGCTTTAATGCTTGGATGAGAGAGCTTAAAGACTGGTGTATATCAAGACAGCTTTGGTGGGGACATCAAATTCCTGTGTATTACTGCGAATGCTCACACGAATTTGCCTCAAAGGATGAGCCTAAGCATTGCCCTAAATGCAAGGGTGTAAATTTTAAACAAGATGAGGATGTGCTTGATACTTGGTTTTCTTCGGGACTTTGGGCTATGAGTACTTTAGGCTGGGGAAACAGGGGCTTTAAGGAAGGTGAGCTTTATAATAGCGATGATTTAAAGAATTTTTATCCAAATTCCTTGCTTATAACAGGCTTTGATATACTCTTTTTTTGGGTGGCTAGGATGATGTTTCAAAGCACAAATGCCCTTAAGCAATTGCCATTTAAGGAGGTTTATTTACACGCTTTAGTAAAGGATGAGCTTGGCAGAAAGATGAGTAAATCACTTGGCAACATAATAGATCCAAAGGAGCTTATAAAAGATTATAGTGCTGACATACTTCGCTTTACCCTAGCCTTACTAGCCATTCAGGGTAGGGATATAAGGCTTAGCGAGGATAAATTAGTGCAGGTTAGAAATTTCACAAACAAGCTTTACAATGCCACAAATTATTTGCTTTTAAATGAAAGCTCTTTTAAAAATTTAGATGAGTTAGATGTAAAAAGTAAGCTTGGAAAGTATATTTTATCTCGTTTTAATCTTTGTATAAAAGAACTTAGAGAAAATTTAGACATTTACCGCTTTAATGACGCTGCAACCGTGCTTTACCGCTTTTTTTGGGATGAGTTTTGCGACTTTGGCATAGAGCTTTCTAAGGCTGAAAAATCAAGCGTAGCCGAGCTTGGAGCTATATTTAAAGAGGCTTTAAAAGCTCTATCAGTTTTTATGCCTTTTATAAGCGAGTATTTGTATCACAAGCTTAGTGGCACTTCCTTAGAAAATGATGAAAGCATTATGATAAAGCCTTATCCTAAATTTAGCAAAAGAGATGAGGAGACTGAAAAGCTTTTTGCCTTAATCATAGAAAGCATAGTTTCTATAAGAAGGGCAAAAAGTTTGCTAGAGCTTACAAAGATAAAAAAAGCTTATATAAAGTTAAATGATGAAAGCTTAAAGCACTCCTTGCAAAAATACAAACATTTCATATCCTTACTATCAAAAAGCGAGGATGTGGATTTTGTAGATACTAAGATGAAAGATTGCAGCTCTGATATAAGTGTGAATTTAGAAAGCTTTGTGCCGCTTGAGGGGCTTGATTTAAGTGCTATTTTAAATAGACTAAGCTCTCAAGAAAGCAAATTACAAAAAGAAAAAGAAAAGCTTTCTTCTATGCTTTCTAATGAAAATTTTGTAAAAAATGCCCCAAAAGAGCTAGTTTTACAAAATCAAAAAGCCTTAGAAAGTGTAAATGAAAGGCTTTTAAAAGTGCAAACAGAGCTTAGTAATTTAAGGAGCTTAAGTGATTGA
- a CDS encoding methionine ABC transporter ATP-binding protein — MIEIKNLKKYYGSSLVIDDVSLEIKKGEIFAIVGHSGAGKSTLLRCINALESYQGGSLKVFDEEISTLSKNSKRLISLRKDIGMIFQHFALMSRKNVFENVAMPLKTHYSTCKFAAKLLNKEYMSKEDMKARVNELLKLVGLLEKATSYPSELSGGQKQRVAIARALALKPKILLSDEATSALDPNTTKNILELISKINKELGITVVLVTHEMEVVKEIAQKAILLEQGKIIGSGEISELFLKPNKKMRDFLGESDFLPSEGVNIKLYFPKEVAQKSLITSMARELNLDFNIVWGRIEKLNEIALGNLVINVKKENKDAILEYIQKSGVLWELADEF, encoded by the coding sequence GTGATTGAGATAAAAAATTTAAAAAAATACTACGGCTCATCCTTGGTTATAGATGATGTTAGTTTAGAGATAAAAAAGGGCGAAATTTTTGCCATAGTAGGACATAGCGGGGCTGGAAAATCCACTCTTTTAAGGTGTATAAATGCACTTGAGAGCTATCAAGGCGGTAGTTTAAAGGTATTTGATGAAGAAATTTCCACATTATCAAAGAATTCTAAAAGGCTTATAAGCTTAAGAAAAGATATAGGTATGATCTTTCAGCACTTTGCTTTGATGAGTAGGAAAAATGTCTTTGAAAATGTGGCTATGCCTTTAAAAACTCATTATAGCACTTGTAAATTTGCAGCCAAGCTTTTAAATAAAGAATATATGAGCAAAGAGGATATGAAAGCTAGAGTAAATGAGCTTTTAAAGCTTGTTGGACTTTTAGAAAAAGCGACTTCGTATCCAAGTGAGTTAAGCGGTGGGCAAAAACAAAGAGTTGCCATAGCTAGAGCCTTAGCACTAAAGCCTAAAATTTTACTTAGTGATGAGGCTACTTCAGCACTTGATCCAAACACTACAAAAAATATCTTAGAGCTTATTTCCAAGATAAATAAAGAGCTTGGAATAACCGTAGTTTTAGTAACTCACGAAATGGAAGTTGTAAAAGAAATAGCTCAAAAAGCCATTTTGCTAGAACAGGGCAAGATTATAGGAAGTGGCGAAATTTCAGAGCTTTTCTTAAAGCCAAATAAAAAAATGAGAGACTTTCTAGGAGAAAGTGATTTTTTACCTAGTGAGGGTGTAAATATAAAGCTTTATTTTCCAAAGGAAGTTGCACAAAAAAGCTTAATCACATCTATGGCAAGGGAGCTTAATCTTGATTTTAACATAGTTTGGGGCAGGATAGAAAAGCTAAATGAAATAGCACTTGGAAATTTAGTAATAAATGTAAAAAAAGAAAACAAAGACGCCATACTTGAATATATACAAAAAAGCGGCGTTTTGTGGGAGTTAGCAGATGAATTTTGA
- the yajC gene encoding preprotein translocase subunit YajC codes for MEQGSLLSSLLPLVVLFAIFYFLVIRPQQKQAKAHRQMLESLQKGDKIITSGGLICEVVKPEEDFIKVKLNDENVIVKVSRDFIAKKINE; via the coding sequence ATGGAACAAGGTTCACTTTTAAGTTCATTACTTCCCCTAGTAGTGCTTTTTGCAATATTTTATTTCTTGGTTATAAGACCACAGCAAAAACAAGCAAAGGCACATAGACAAATGCTTGAGTCCCTACAAAAAGGCGATAAGATAATCACAAGTGGAGGGTTAATTTGCGAGGTCGTAAAACCTGAGGAGGATTTTATCAAAGTTAAGCTTAATGATGAGAATGTTATAGTAAAAGTTTCTAGAGATTTTATAGCAAAGAAGATTAATGAGTAG
- the secD gene encoding protein translocase subunit SecD yields the protein MSSSRLSYRLLVFIVVLALSVIFSIPSLFQTDSGKKINLGLDLQGGLYMLLGVDNDEAIKSKIKSIASALNYEITKQNLLVDDLKINGEFIEFSVYDENDKQKIDLVLKDIQGLAVDFSNLHYKIGLNEAEIKSTKDYALLQAVQTIRNRLDGFGLAEPTVAKQGEDKILVELAGIKTREDELRARERITTSAHLQLMEVDDSKLSQAAFMSEAEAASYGLVILSDAKNENIKYPLKNIPVLDGSMLTDATVAFSQQGGSPVINFTLNSQGARIFADYTGANVGKRLAIVLDNKVYSAPSINERIGGGSGQISGSFTQEEARDVAVALRSGALLAPVVLLEQRSIGPSLGADSIKLSMIALIGASIFIVVFMVLYYGIAGIFANIALIVNILAIVAVMAMFGATLTLPGMAGLVLTVGMAVDANVIINERIRELLREGVKIRQSIENGYKNAMSAIIDSNITSLVTSVALYAYGTGPVKGFAVTLGIGIVASMITAIWGTHGLFEFFMKNIEKSNNTVLWFGYRRK from the coding sequence ATGAGTAGTTCAAGGCTAAGCTACCGTTTGCTTGTATTTATAGTAGTTTTAGCCCTTAGCGTGATATTTTCAATACCTTCTTTATTTCAAACTGATAGTGGAAAAAAGATAAATTTAGGGCTTGATTTGCAAGGTGGGCTTTATATGCTCTTAGGAGTTGATAATGATGAGGCTATAAAGTCCAAGATAAAATCCATAGCTTCAGCACTTAATTATGAGATTACAAAGCAAAATCTTTTGGTTGATGATCTTAAAATCAATGGCGAATTTATAGAATTTTCTGTCTATGATGAAAATGATAAGCAGAAGATAGACCTTGTTTTAAAAGACATACAAGGACTTGCGGTTGATTTTTCAAATTTACACTACAAAATAGGCTTAAATGAAGCTGAAATAAAATCCACCAAGGACTACGCTCTTTTACAGGCAGTACAAACTATAAGAAACAGATTAGATGGCTTTGGACTTGCAGAGCCAACGGTTGCAAAGCAGGGCGAGGATAAAATTTTAGTTGAGTTAGCAGGCATTAAGACAAGAGAAGATGAGCTAAGGGCTAGAGAAAGGATAACGACTTCAGCACATCTTCAGCTTATGGAAGTAGATGATAGCAAATTATCACAGGCTGCTTTTATGAGTGAGGCAGAGGCTGCTAGCTACGGACTTGTCATACTAAGTGATGCAAAGAATGAAAATATCAAATATCCTTTAAAAAATATACCCGTGCTAGATGGTTCTATGCTAACTGACGCAACTGTGGCCTTTTCACAGCAAGGTGGCTCTCCTGTTATAAATTTTACCTTAAATTCACAGGGTGCTAGAATTTTTGCTGATTACACAGGTGCAAATGTGGGCAAAAGACTTGCCATAGTGCTTGATAATAAGGTCTATTCAGCTCCTTCCATAAATGAAAGAATAGGCGGTGGAAGCGGACAAATAAGTGGCTCTTTTACCCAAGAAGAGGCAAGAGATGTGGCTGTGGCCTTAAGAAGCGGAGCCTTGCTTGCTCCTGTTGTCTTGCTTGAGCAAAGAAGTATAGGTCCCTCACTTGGTGCTGATAGTATAAAACTTAGTATGATAGCCCTAATAGGTGCTTCTATCTTTATAGTTGTATTTATGGTGCTGTATTATGGTATAGCTGGAATTTTTGCTAATATTGCTCTTATTGTAAATATCTTAGCAATTGTTGCTGTTATGGCTATGTTTGGAGCTACTTTGACCCTGCCGGGAATGGCCGGGCTTGTTTTAACTGTGGGTATGGCTGTGGATGCAAATGTTATTATAAATGAACGTATAAGAGAGCTTTTAAGAGAGGGTGTAAAGATAAGGCAAAGCATAGAAAATGGCTATAAAAACGCTATGAGTGCCATTATAGATTCAAATATCACTTCTTTAGTTACCTCAGTAGCTCTTTATGCTTATGGCACGGGACCTGTAAAGGGCTTTGCTGTAACCTTGGGCATAGGTATAGTTGCCTCTATGATAACAGCTATTTGGGGAACTCACGGGCTGTTTGAGTTTTTTATGAAAAATATAGAAAAAAGCAATAACACAGTGCTTTGGTTTGGATATAGGAGAAAATAA
- the secF gene encoding protein translocase subunit SecF, whose product MQFFSQKKIYDFMKMRFAAISLSAFLVLASIYLLFDRGLQYGIDFAGGTLIQLRYEEKAPIAQIRELLEAKGEFQNLSVTEFGSENEVNIRFLGSNENVNLDIAQQISALLKDTGSFEVRKADVVGPKVGDELRQKGLMAIIVSLVAILIYIALRFEWRFAMAAIITEIHDVIITLGAISLFRIDVNLDILAAVLTVLGYSLNDTIIIFDRIREGIKTNKKTDFASIINESVSATLSRTVLTSGLTLVTVIILYLFGGSTIEGFALALIVGMVAGTLSSIFVASPALLWFKFSVSAYREKEAKKAKLKAEKEKQRAMYEKGSI is encoded by the coding sequence ATGCAGTTTTTTAGTCAAAAGAAAATTTATGATTTTATGAAGATGCGTTTTGCTGCTATTTCTCTTTCAGCCTTTTTAGTACTTGCTTCTATATATTTGCTTTTTGATAGAGGGCTTCAGTATGGTATAGACTTTGCAGGAGGCACACTTATACAGTTAAGATACGAGGAAAAAGCACCTATAGCACAAATTAGAGAACTTTTAGAGGCAAAAGGCGAGTTTCAAAACCTTTCAGTTACTGAATTTGGCAGTGAAAACGAGGTAAATATACGTTTTTTAGGAAGCAATGAAAATGTAAATCTTGACATAGCCCAGCAAATTTCAGCTCTTTTAAAGGATACCGGAAGCTTTGAGGTAAGAAAGGCTGATGTGGTGGGACCTAAGGTTGGAGATGAGCTCAGACAAAAGGGACTTATGGCTATTATAGTTTCTTTAGTGGCCATACTTATATATATAGCCTTAAGATTTGAGTGGCGTTTTGCTATGGCTGCCATTATAACTGAAATTCACGATGTTATCATAACGCTTGGAGCTATTTCTTTATTTAGAATAGATGTAAATTTAGACATCTTAGCTGCGGTTTTAACCGTGCTTGGATATTCACTAAATGATACCATTATCATCTTTGATAGGATAAGAGAGGGCATAAAAACAAACAAAAAAACAGACTTTGCTTCTATTATAAACGAATCTGTTTCGGCCACCTTATCAAGAACCGTGCTTACCTCAGGACTTACCTTAGTAACTGTTATCATACTTTATCTTTTTGGAGGCTCTACTATAGAGGGCTTTGCCTTAGCTTTAATAGTTGGTATGGTTGCTGGAACGCTTTCATCTATCTTTGTAGCAAGTCCGGCCTTGCTTTGGTTTAAATTTTCAGTGTCTGCTTATAGAGAAAAAGAGGCTAAAAAAGCAAAGCTAAAAGCAGAAAAAGAAAAGCAAAGGGCTATGTATGAAAAGGGGAGTATTTAA
- the leuS gene encoding leucine--tRNA ligase: MSYNAREIEKKWQKLWQEQDYFEPKDDYSLEKKYILSMFPYPSGRIHMGHVRNYSISDALARYYRKKGFNVLHPIGFDSFGMPAENAAIKHKIHPKKWTYENIDYMKKELFSLGFSFSRNRILATSDPLYTKFEQEFFIKMYEKGLIYTKEATVNWCENDKTVLANEQVEDGKCWRCGSEVVQKQMPGYYVKITSYAKELLEGLKLLENKWPNQVLTMQENWIGQSYGLEFSFKLADESFDTKSFEVFTTRADTIYGVSYIALAPEHSIVKELISKKLLDESTIDSIKEIQNQSPRQRQADEKKGYFLNTYAIHPLTNEKIPVWVANFVLIDYGSGAVMAVPAHDERDFDFAKKYNLPIKQVIISKDTKQEDAPYTEKSGFLINSAEFNELECNEAREKIIAKFEDLKLGKRVINYKIRDWGVSRQRYWGAAIPMIRCEKCGIVPCELSSLPITLPDDVEITGEGNPLEKHPTWKFCTCPKCKGEAVRECDTLDTFFQSSWYYARFASDEKTWNTRAFDEKSVNYWLNVDQYVGGIEHAILHLLYARFFQKVLRDMGYLKDDEPFARLLTQGMVIKDGFKMSKSKGNVVDPDDIINKYGADTARLFILFLAPPVKELVWNDNAIEGAYKFINKLYERALKIDKNASLDIRQDELSKDEKYARLKVYEALKKSSEVYEKSFAFNTLIAACMESLNALSAVDNDKLNKEAFYIILNILEPIIPHICFELSDMLFELENFKTLPELRPEIFLQDSIKLAVSVNGKKRAEIEVLSSALKDEILQEAKKAVFKWLKDKELVKEIYIEKKLVNLVVR; the protein is encoded by the coding sequence ATGTCTTATAATGCAAGAGAGATAGAAAAAAAATGGCAAAAACTTTGGCAAGAGCAGGATTATTTTGAGCCAAAAGATGATTATAGCTTAGAGAAAAAATACATACTTTCTATGTTTCCTTACCCAAGCGGTAGAATTCATATGGGGCATGTTAGAAACTATAGCATAAGCGATGCACTAGCTAGGTATTACAGAAAAAAGGGCTTTAATGTCTTACATCCCATAGGCTTTGATAGCTTTGGAATGCCTGCTGAAAATGCTGCTATAAAACATAAAATTCATCCTAAAAAATGGACCTATGAAAATATAGACTATATGAAAAAAGAGCTTTTTTCCTTGGGCTTTTCTTTTTCAAGAAATAGAATTTTAGCCACCTCAGACCCTCTTTATACTAAATTTGAGCAAGAATTTTTTATAAAGATGTATGAAAAAGGGCTTATATATACAAAAGAAGCCACTGTTAATTGGTGTGAAAATGATAAGACCGTTTTAGCAAACGAACAAGTTGAGGATGGAAAATGCTGGAGATGTGGTAGCGAGGTAGTGCAAAAGCAAATGCCCGGCTACTATGTAAAGATAACTTCTTATGCCAAAGAGCTTTTAGAGGGTTTAAAACTCTTGGAAAATAAGTGGCCAAATCAGGTTTTAACTATGCAAGAAAATTGGATAGGACAAAGTTATGGGCTTGAATTTTCTTTTAAACTTGCTGATGAAAGCTTTGATACAAAGAGTTTTGAGGTTTTTACCACAAGGGCTGATACTATATATGGTGTTTCTTACATCGCCCTTGCACCTGAGCATAGCATAGTAAAAGAGCTTATAAGTAAAAAGCTTTTAGATGAAAGCACTATAGATTCTATAAAAGAAATTCAAAATCAAAGCCCAAGACAAAGACAAGCAGATGAGAAAAAGGGCTATTTTTTAAATACTTACGCAATCCATCCTCTTACGAATGAAAAAATTCCTGTTTGGGTGGCAAATTTTGTTTTGATTGATTATGGAAGCGGAGCTGTTATGGCTGTGCCAGCACACGATGAAAGGGATTTTGACTTTGCTAAAAAATATAACTTGCCTATAAAACAAGTTATCATTTCTAAAGATACTAAGCAAGAGGACGCTCCATACACAGAAAAATCAGGCTTTTTGATAAATAGTGCCGAATTTAACGAGCTTGAGTGCAATGAGGCTAGGGAAAAAATCATAGCTAAATTTGAAGACTTAAAACTTGGCAAGAGGGTGATAAATTATAAAATAAGAGATTGGGGAGTTTCTAGGCAAAGATATTGGGGAGCTGCCATACCTATGATAAGATGTGAAAAATGCGGCATAGTGCCTTGCGAGCTTTCATCCTTGCCTATAACCTTGCCAGATGATGTAGAAATAACAGGCGAGGGCAATCCCTTAGAAAAACATCCAACTTGGAAATTTTGTACCTGTCCTAAATGCAAGGGCGAGGCGGTAAGGGAATGCGATACCTTGGATACCTTTTTTCAAAGCTCTTGGTATTATGCTAGGTTTGCAAGCGATGAAAAAACTTGGAACACAAGAGCCTTTGATGAAAAATCTGTAAATTATTGGCTGAATGTGGATCAGTATGTAGGCGGCATAGAACACGCCATACTTCATTTGCTTTATGCAAGATTTTTTCAAAAAGTCCTAAGAGATATGGGCTATTTAAAGGATGATGAGCCCTTTGCTAGACTTTTAACCCAGGGTATGGTTATAAAAGATGGCTTTAAGATGAGTAAGTCAAAGGGAAATGTAGTAGATCCAGATGATATTATAAATAAATACGGAGCTGATACTGCTAGGCTTTTTATACTTTTCTTAGCACCTCCTGTAAAAGAGCTTGTGTGGAATGATAATGCTATCGAGGGAGCTTATAAATTCATAAACAAGCTTTATGAAAGGGCTTTGAAAATAGATAAAAATGCCTCCTTAGATATAAGGCAAGATGAGCTTTCTAAGGACGAAAAATACGCTAGATTAAAGGTATATGAAGCACTTAAAAAATCAAGTGAGGTTTATGAAAAAAGCTTTGCTTTTAATACCTTAATCGCAGCTTGTATGGAAAGCTTAAACGCCTTAAGTGCGGTAGATAATGATAAGTTAAACAAAGAAGCCTTTTATATTATCTTAAATATACTTGAGCCTATAATCCCTCATATTTGCTTTGAATTAAGCGATATGCTTTTTGAACTTGAAAATTTTAAAACTCTTCCAGAGCTAAGGCCTGAAATTTTCTTGCAAGATAGCATTAAACTAGCTGTTAGTGTAAATGGCAAAAAAAGAGCAGAGATAGAAGTTTTGAGCTCTGCTTTAAAGGATGAAATTTTACAAGAGGCAAAAAAGGCTGTTTTTAAGTGGCTTAAGGATAAGGAGCTTGTAAAAGAAATTTACATAGAAAAAAAGCTTGTGAATTTGGTTGTTAGATGA
- the lptE gene encoding LPS assembly lipoprotein LptE, with the protein MRYIFVFLALFFCACGYVPTSKMANNIFHDDVYLEVEIADKDPKNSIFVVDAIRDIIINKFGKNLVQKNEAKDFIYVKMGNLDFQPIIYDENGYVVGYRAKLFLEIKLVLQNGLQEFITTSGDYDFDILPNSIISDNARYEAIRAASDEAFDEFVSVIAIKGQRHAKDK; encoded by the coding sequence ATGAGATATATTTTTGTATTTTTAGCCTTGTTTTTCTGTGCTTGTGGCTATGTGCCAACAAGCAAGATGGCTAATAATATCTTTCATGATGATGTGTATTTAGAGGTTGAAATTGCAGATAAAGACCCTAAGAATTCTATCTTTGTGGTTGATGCTATAAGGGATATAATTATCAATAAATTTGGCAAAAACCTAGTTCAAAAGAATGAGGCTAAAGATTTTATCTATGTTAAAATGGGAAATTTAGATTTTCAGCCTATTATTTATGATGAAAATGGTTATGTGGTCGGGTATAGGGCTAAATTATTCTTAGAGATAAAACTTGTCTTGCAAAATGGTTTGCAAGAATTCATCACTACAAGCGGTGATTATGATTTTGACATCTTGCCAAATAGTATTATAAGTGACAACGCTAGATATGAGGCGATAAGAGCTGCTTCTGATGAGGCTTTTGATGAATTTGTATCTGTTATAGCCATTAAAGGACAAAGGCATGCTAAAGATAAATGA
- a CDS encoding diguanylate cyclase domain-containing protein: protein MLKINDIAKETLLLLKERGLKATPENYSEVFEELSLKAGLSTGLKEKIQKYQNLLIPYYQDKLKSRSIRNIEEFISFLISNLNQKNSTKADEFFELLHNIMQNLLASKDKKVKELASFTLANISKTMEIKHIFLLSKKWIEFAQNYNDADLDERLKSFGIRNDEFVSTIKKLLKELEQRSYERFARFIALCLPPSLAKSDKIENFSTKIKEKPYLLSKKDENDEFELELFNIVNTRINVDNIYTQQHLSFFNQNLQSLNKILDDIDLINKSNKDFVKSLKQDDKGNVSISFDELKSKFLDLNDRLLETVSSKVKNMSDEKQREAWTLKSRILRLDELFLKEKINYALCVFSVSNYKYIMQKYGVGNLNEILVRFKKILKDNCKDEDELWILDEKSYLVVLSNTSYEDVISFMQTCSTAIENFKFIYKQDVVKPFTVSFFMDKASFPHINLLDEILKKLREDA, encoded by the coding sequence ATGCTAAAGATAAATGATATAGCTAAAGAAACCCTGCTCTTACTTAAAGAAAGGGGCTTAAAAGCTACTCCTGAGAATTATTCTGAAGTTTTTGAGGAATTATCCTTAAAAGCTGGCTTGAGCACAGGCTTGAAAGAAAAGATACAAAAATATCAAAATTTATTAATCCCTTACTATCAAGATAAGCTTAAAAGCCGTTCTATAAGAAATATAGAAGAATTTATAAGCTTTTTAATATCTAATTTAAATCAAAAAAACAGCACAAAGGCTGACGAATTTTTCGAGCTTTTGCACAACATTATGCAAAATTTATTAGCAAGCAAGGATAAAAAAGTCAAAGAATTAGCAAGTTTTACCCTGGCAAATATATCAAAGACTATGGAGATAAAGCATATTTTCTTGCTTAGTAAAAAATGGATAGAATTTGCGCAAAACTACAACGATGCTGATTTAGATGAAAGACTCAAGAGTTTTGGTATAAGAAATGATGAATTTGTTTCAACCATAAAAAAACTCCTAAAAGAGCTTGAACAAAGGTCTTACGAAAGGTTTGCAAGGTTCATAGCTCTTTGTTTGCCGCCATCTTTGGCAAAGAGTGATAAGATAGAAAATTTCAGCACTAAAATCAAAGAAAAGCCGTATTTATTATCAAAAAAAGATGAAAATGATGAATTTGAACTAGAGCTGTTTAATATAGTAAATACCAGAATAAATGTAGATAATATATACACCCAACAACATCTTTCCTTTTTTAATCAAAATTTGCAAAGCCTAAATAAAATTTTAGATGACATAGACTTGATAAACAAAAGCAATAAAGACTTTGTAAAAAGCTTAAAACAAGATGACAAGGGCAATGTAAGCATAAGTTTTGATGAGTTAAAGAGTAAATTTTTGGATTTAAACGACAGGCTTTTAGAAACCGTTTCATCCAAGGTAAAAAATATGAGCGATGAAAAGCAAAGAGAGGCTTGGACTTTGAAAAGCCGAATTTTAAGGCTAGATGAGCTTTTTTTGAAAGAAAAGATTAATTACGCCTTGTGTGTTTTTTCTGTGAGTAATTATAAATACATAATGCAAAAATACGGCGTAGGAAATTTAAATGAAATTTTGGTTCGCTTTAAAAAGATTTTAAAAGATAATTGCAAGGATGAGGATGAGCTTTGGATTTTAGATGAAAAATCCTACCTTGTTGTGCTAAGCAACACAAGTTACGAGGATGTTATCTCCTTTATGCAAACATGCAGCACGGCTATTGAAAATTTCAAATTTATCTACAAACAAGATGTGGTAAAACCTTTCACAGTAAGCTTTTTTATGGACAAAGCTTCCTTTCCTCATATAAATTTACTTGATGAAATTTTAAAAAAATTGAGAGAAGATGCTTGA